The Gemmatimonadales bacterium DNA window CGCACGAGGGGCAACGCGTGGTCTTGGAGGCCATCAGACAGAATCCAGGGTATGAGGGTGGATGACGATCCGGACAAATCTAGCCAGACCGCCGCAAGAGCGGGACCGGAATACTACTGAGGGGGTCAGCAGATGCGAGGGAGCTGGTCTCCAGGCAACATATCGACGATTCGGGTGCCTCCGAGGCCGGTCCGCAGGACAACCATGCCGGGGTGCTCGGCGACCGCCGTCCCGGCAATGACTGCCTGCGCGCCGAGGGGGTGACTCCGGAGAGCCGCCAGGGCCGTCTCCGCGGCGTCCGCCGCAACGAACGCCACGAGGACGCCTTCATTCGCGACGTACATGACATCCAGTCCGAGGAGATCGCAGACCGAGGCGACCGGACCAGGGACGGGGAGCGCGCCGTCCTCGAGCACCACGCCCACACTGGAGGCGGACGCGATCTCGTTCAGGGCGCTCGCGAGGCCGCCCCTGGTCGGGTCGCGAAGGACATGGACCGACGCCCCGACCGACTCCCTCAACAACGCCACCAGCGGGAGGAGGGTGGCCGCGTCGCTCTCAATGGCGGCCTCGAAGGCGATCCCCTCGCGTGCTGCCATGATTGCCGTACCATGCGAGCCGATCGGTCCGCTGACGAGAACGGCGTCCCCGGCTTGCGCCCGGTCGGGGCCGGGGCGGAAAGAGGGGTGTAACGTCCCGATACCGGTCGTGTTGATGTAGAGCTTGTCCGCCTTCCCTCGCTCCACGACCTTGGTGTCTCCCGACACCACCGGGACCCCCGCGGCGCCGGCCGCTGCCGCCATCGACGCCAGGACTCGGTCCAGCAGGGTCAGGTCGAGCCCCTCCTCCAGCACGAAGCCGACGGTCAGGCACACCGGCGTCGCCCCGACCATGGCGAGGTCATTCAAGGTCCCGTGCACCGACAGCGAACCGATATTGCCACCGGGAAACTCGACCGGGCTCACCACGAAGGTGTCGGTCGAGATAGCCACCTCCTGCCCGTTCACCGGGAGGACGGCTGCGTCGCCGAGTTGCTCGAGCACCGGGTTCCCGAGGTGCGGCAGGAACCGCTCCTTGAGGAGCGCCGCGCTCAGCTTGCCGCCGGAGCCATGGCCCAGCTGGACGCGGTCGGTTGCCACGATGGGCACCGGACAGGTGGGACCGCCGCCGATGGTGATCGTCATGTCACGCCTCCGGGGCCACGGCCGCCCGATGACGGCCGAAATTGTAGTAGGCGGCGCAGGCCCCTTCCGAGGAGACCATCGGCGCCCCGAGGGGACGCTCCGGGGTGCACATCGTCCCGAACGCGGGGCACTCATACGGCTTCAGCGTGCCACGAAGCACCTCGCCGGCCCGGCACTCTGCCGGCTCGTCCACCGCGATATCCTCCAGCCCGAAGCGCAGCTCGGCGTCGAAGTCCGAGAACTCGGGCCGAAGGACGAGCCCGCTCATCGGAATGGTGCCGACCCCCCGCCACTTCCGGTCGGCCAGCTCGAACACCTGCCGGATGAGATCCTGCGCCGGCGGCGTCCCGATGCGGCGAACGGCGCGCACATACTGATTCTCGACCTCGTGCCGCCCTTCCTCGAGCTGGCGCACCGCGAGCGCAATCCCCTCGAGGATGTCGACCGGCTCGAAGCCGGTGACCACGATCGGTACTTTGTACCGCTCGGCGATCGGCTCGTACTCTTTCCATCCCATCACGCTGCAGACGTGGCCGGCCGCGAGGAACCCCTGGACCCGGTTGTCCGGGGAATCAAGAATCGCGACCATCGCCGGCGGCACCGTCACGTGCGAGACCAGCACGCTGAAGTTGGGCACCCCGAGTTCCTTCGCGCGGAACACCGCCATGGCGTTGGCGGGCGCGGTCGTCTCGAAGCCCACCGCGAAGAACACCACCTGCTTGTCGGGATGTTTGATGGCCAGCTCGAGCGCGTCGAGGGGCGAGTACACCACCCGCACGTCCCCGCCCCGGGCGCGGACCTGCTGGAGGTCGCACTCGCTGCCGGGCACGCGGAGCATGTCGCCGAAGGAGGTGAAGAGCACATCGGGCCGCGCGGCGAGCGTCAGCGCCTTGTCGATCTGCTCCAGCGACGTGACGCAGACCGGGCAGCCCGGGCCGTGGATCATCTCGACGGCGGGGGACAGGATTTCGTCGAGGCCCTGCTTGACGATGGTGTGGGTCTGGCCACCGCACACTTCCATCAGGACCCACCGCCGGCTGGCGGTGTCGAGGATCTGGCGGACGAGCGCCCGCGCCAGGGCCGGATCCCGATATTCGTTGAGGAATCTCATGGCGCTGCCCCGAGCTCCCCCTCGAGCAGGCTCATCTCACGGAGCATCTCGTACGTGCGCAGGGCCTCCTCCTCGTCCACCTTCGAGATCGCGAAGCCGACGTGGACCACCACGTAGTCCCCCGCCTTCACCTCGTCGGCCACGTAGGCCAGGCAGACCTCGCGGCGGACCCCGCCGAAGTCCACGGTGCCCATCGGCAGTCCGCGATCGCCGCGGATGTCCACGATCTGTCCAGGAATGCCGAGACACATGGAACGCCTCCTTCAGGTTCAGTCGGTCAACGCGCCAGCCGAGCGGCGGCGACCGCGGCTTGTCCAAAGCTGATGGCACCATCGTTGGGGCTGAGGTGTCGCGGCCAGAGCACGGTCATGCCGAATCCCTGCAACCGTCCCACCATCGACGTCAGGAGTCGCGCGTTCTGGAAGGTGCCTCCGCCAAGGGTCACGGCGCGGATGCCACTTTCTTCCGACACCCGGCGGATTACCTCGGCGGCTGCCCACGCGACGCTCGCATGAAAATCCGCCGCCAGGTCGGCGATATTGTCCCCGCGCTGGCGCCGCGAGCCGATCACCGCCAGCAGGTGCAGCGGATCGATGACCCAGGCTCCCTCCTCGGACCGCTCCAGCCCCACCCGAATTTCGGAGGCAACCCGCCGCCCCGCGAGGGACTCGAGTTCCATCGCGGCCTGCCCCTCGTAGTCCGCCTTGAGGCGAAGGCCGAGCACCGCGGCGGCCGCATCGAAGAGACGACCCATCGACGAGGCCCAGGGCGCGTTGACGCCGCGGGTCGCCTGCAGCTCCGCGATGGCGCGTTCCGCCTCCTGAATCCCGTCCAGCGCAAGCGTGAACGCAGGCCCCAGCTGCTGGTCGAGCATTAGGTAGCCGAGGGCGGCACGCCAGGGGTTCCGGGCGGCGAGATCCCCGCCGGGGAGCGGGGCCGGCCGCAGGTGGCCGACCCGGCGGAACCCGACGAGGTCGGCCTGCAGCACTTCGCCGCCCCAGACGCCGCCATCCGACCCGTAACCTACCCCGTCGAACGCGAGCGCGAGCACCGGGTCGGTGCGTCCATGCTCCGCCATGACGGCCGCCGCGTGGGCGTGGTGGTGCTGCACCGGCTCCAGCACCCGGAGCCCCGATTCCCGCGCCACGCGGGTCGAGAAGTACCCCGGGTGCAAGTCATGAACGACGGCCTCCGGCTCAATGCGGAACAGCGTCTTGAACCGGGCCAGCGCCGCGTTGAAGTGCTCCAGCGTCTCCAGGTTCTCGAGATCGCCGATATGCTGGCTCACGTAGGCGCGCGATCCGTGGACCAGCGTGAAGGTGTTCTTGAGGTGCGGTCCGACCGCCAGGAACGGCACCGGGCTCCCGATGGGCAGGTCGAGCGGGAGGGGCGCGTACCCGCGCGCGCGCCGCATCAGGACCGGGCCGAGTTCCGTTGGCCGCACCACCGAGTCGTCGTAGCGGGCGACGATCTCGCGGTCGTGGAGGAGGAAACCGTCGGCGATCCCCTCCAGCCGGGCCAGCGCCTCCTCGTTGCCGATGGCGATGGGCTCCTCGCTGACATTCCCGCTCGTCATGACCAGGGGACGCCGCACCCGGTCAAGGAGGAGGTCGTGCAGCGGCGTCGCCGGGAGCATGACGCCCACCCACGCGAGTCCTGGCGCAATCCCGTCTGCCAGCGGATCCCGCTCTCCCCGGGCAAGGAGGACGATGGGGCGCATGGGCGAGCGGAGCAGCATCGCCTCATCCCGCCCAACCATGCCGATGGTTCCCGCCTCCTCCACGGTCCGGACCATCACGGCCAGCGGCTTGGCCTCCCGGCGTTTGCGCAGCCGAAGCTCGGCCACCGCCGACGGATTGGTGGCATCCACGGCAAGCTGGAA harbors:
- the hypE gene encoding hydrogenase expression/formation protein HypE, with translation MTITIGGGPTCPVPIVATDRVQLGHGSGGKLSAALLKERFLPHLGNPVLEQLGDAAVLPVNGQEVAISTDTFVVSPVEFPGGNIGSLSVHGTLNDLAMVGATPVCLTVGFVLEEGLDLTLLDRVLASMAAAAGAAGVPVVSGDTKVVERGKADKLYINTTGIGTLHPSFRPGPDRAQAGDAVLVSGPIGSHGTAIMAAREGIAFEAAIESDAATLLPLVALLRESVGASVHVLRDPTRGGLASALNEIASASSVGVVLEDGALPVPGPVASVCDLLGLDVMYVANEGVLVAFVAADAAETALAALRSHPLGAQAVIAGTAVAEHPGMVVLRTGLGGTRIVDMLPGDQLPRIC
- the hypD gene encoding hydrogenase formation protein HypD, with amino-acid sequence MRFLNEYRDPALARALVRQILDTASRRWVLMEVCGGQTHTIVKQGLDEILSPAVEMIHGPGCPVCVTSLEQIDKALTLAARPDVLFTSFGDMLRVPGSECDLQQVRARGGDVRVVYSPLDALELAIKHPDKQVVFFAVGFETTAPANAMAVFRAKELGVPNFSVLVSHVTVPPAMVAILDSPDNRVQGFLAAGHVCSVMGWKEYEPIAERYKVPIVVTGFEPVDILEGIALAVRQLEEGRHEVENQYVRAVRRIGTPPAQDLIRQVFELADRKWRGVGTIPMSGLVLRPEFSDFDAELRFGLEDIAVDEPAECRAGEVLRGTLKPYECPAFGTMCTPERPLGAPMVSSEGACAAYYNFGRHRAAVAPEA
- a CDS encoding HypC/HybG/HupF family hydrogenase formation chaperone, with product MCLGIPGQIVDIRGDRGLPMGTVDFGGVRREVCLAYVADEVKAGDYVVVHVGFAISKVDEEEALRTYEMLREMSLLEGELGAAP
- the hypF gene encoding carbamoyltransferase HypF, whose amino-acid sequence is MVQLSPAAGAASHIGLNDREGRAVRVTGVVQGVGFRPFVHRLAVRHHLDGWVLNAAGEVRIEVEGAPRALAEFLAALELEAPPLAQIERVAVLPRVVTGLSGFSIEASEDEPNRRQPVSPDVAVCAACETELRDPADRRYGYPFVTCTDCGPRFTVIESMPYDRARTSMAAFAQCEACQREYESPGDRRYHSETNSCPACGPRLWYTLLDGVPQTIGSDEALSAAALTLFKGGVVALRGVGGFQLAVDATNPSAVAELRLRKRREAKPLAVMVRTVEEAGTIGMVGRDEAMLLRSPMRPIVLLARGERDPLADGIAPGLAWVGVMLPATPLHDLLLDRVRRPLVMTSGNVSEEPIAIGNEEALARLEGIADGFLLHDREIVARYDDSVVRPTELGPVLMRRARGYAPLPLDLPIGSPVPFLAVGPHLKNTFTLVHGSRAYVSQHIGDLENLETLEHFNAALARFKTLFRIEPEAVVHDLHPGYFSTRVARESGLRVLEPVQHHHAHAAAVMAEHGRTDPVLALAFDGVGYGSDGGVWGGEVLQADLVGFRRVGHLRPAPLPGGDLAARNPWRAALGYLMLDQQLGPAFTLALDGIQEAERAIAELQATRGVNAPWASSMGRLFDAAAAVLGLRLKADYEGQAAMELESLAGRRVASEIRVGLERSEEGAWVIDPLHLLAVIGSRRQRGDNIADLAADFHASVAWAAAEVIRRVSEESGIRAVTLGGGTFQNARLLTSMVGRLQGFGMTVLWPRHLSPNDGAISFGQAAVAAARLAR